From Pusillibacter faecalis, one genomic window encodes:
- a CDS encoding peptide ABC transporter substrate-binding protein, translating into MRKQKRLTVTALLAALCVLLAAGCGQQESGMELSVCVGGSYSTLDPIYAEDIPSQTVLVHLYENLMRVVADQAGNSNVVNGMAKSVETEKNADGTVTCRFQLRSAKWSDGEKVTAEDFVYAWQRLADPDSHSPYAALLSVVCGYQEARLAKDMSLLQVSAPSDTMFEVTLTGNYDWFLREVCTSPATLPLRQDVVQRLKEAGSADGEAASWWQDPTALVTNGPYVAEELAEGSYLRLAASESYGTSQSSPADLVFQFASTAEEGQALYDEKLVDAVWPLSEERLTELSADEEWSPIPQLGTYAVVYNGAVDPFADRAIRQAFSLAVDRNALAELAGVTAQAAEGLIPPGVPGNGGEDFRTSGGALLDNENYAERCQEARRVLSEAGYSGAGLGELEYLYVEDGNTGAVAQALCRQWKEVLDVQVVPRAVTNQELWTALRSGEYALAGVSLEGAGNDAECFLMDWISDSYDNVAGYESSAYDTLMSIIARASDGTARMGCLHDAEALLLEDYVLTPLYTNGTAWELRENLTGACRDARGWFSFSGVTRKTA; encoded by the coding sequence ATGCGAAAACAAAAACGTCTGACAGTCACAGCCCTTCTGGCAGCGCTGTGCGTCTTACTGGCGGCGGGCTGCGGCCAACAGGAGAGCGGCATGGAACTCTCTGTGTGCGTGGGCGGCAGCTACTCCACACTGGACCCCATATACGCCGAGGACATTCCCAGTCAGACCGTACTGGTTCATCTCTATGAGAACCTGATGCGGGTGGTGGCTGATCAGGCCGGGAACAGCAATGTAGTCAATGGCATGGCCAAGAGCGTGGAGACGGAGAAAAACGCAGACGGTACGGTTACCTGCCGCTTTCAGCTCCGCAGCGCCAAGTGGTCTGACGGGGAAAAGGTGACGGCTGAAGACTTTGTCTACGCCTGGCAGAGGCTTGCAGACCCGGACAGCCACTCACCCTATGCGGCGCTTTTAAGTGTGGTATGCGGATATCAGGAGGCGCGGCTTGCTAAGGATATGAGCCTGCTGCAGGTCAGTGCGCCCAGCGACACCATGTTTGAGGTGACTCTCACTGGTAATTACGACTGGTTTCTGAGGGAGGTTTGCACCTCTCCAGCCACGCTGCCGCTGCGCCAGGATGTGGTGCAGCGGCTCAAAGAGGCTGGCTCCGCTGATGGGGAGGCGGCCTCCTGGTGGCAGGACCCCACCGCACTGGTGACGAATGGTCCTTATGTGGCGGAGGAGCTGGCGGAGGGTAGTTATCTGCGGCTTGCTGCCAGCGAGTCTTATGGGACCAGTCAGAGCAGCCCCGCGGATCTGGTCTTTCAATTTGCCTCCACGGCGGAGGAGGGCCAGGCACTGTATGATGAGAAGTTGGTGGATGCGGTGTGGCCGCTGTCAGAGGAGCGACTTACGGAGCTCTCAGCAGATGAGGAGTGGAGTCCGATCCCTCAGCTTGGGACCTATGCGGTGGTATACAACGGTGCCGTCGATCCTTTTGCAGATAGGGCCATCCGGCAGGCGTTTTCCCTTGCGGTGGATCGCAACGCCCTGGCAGAGCTGGCAGGCGTGACAGCGCAGGCCGCGGAGGGGTTGATTCCTCCCGGTGTGCCGGGAAACGGTGGGGAGGATTTCCGCACCTCTGGCGGTGCGCTGTTGGATAACGAAAACTATGCCGAGCGCTGCCAGGAGGCCAGAAGAGTTCTCAGTGAGGCAGGGTATAGCGGCGCTGGCTTGGGTGAACTGGAGTATTTGTATGTGGAGGACGGCAATACCGGCGCGGTGGCCCAGGCGCTGTGCCGCCAGTGGAAGGAGGTCCTGGATGTACAGGTGGTGCCCAGGGCTGTGACGAATCAGGAGTTGTGGACAGCACTGCGTAGCGGGGAGTATGCCCTGGCAGGCGTCAGCCTAGAGGGGGCTGGAAATGACGCGGAATGTTTTTTGATGGACTGGATATCCGATAGCTATGACAATGTGGCTGGCTATGAGAGCAGTGCCTATGATACCTTAATGTCTATCATTGCCAGGGCGTCCGATGGCACAGCCCGTATGGGCTGCCTCCATGATGCGGAGGCTTTGCTGTTGGAGGATTATGTGCTGACGCCTCTATACACCAATGGAACTGCATGGGAGCTGCGGGAAAATCTCACCGGAGCCTGCCGGGATGCCAGAGGGTGGTTCAGCTTTTCCGGTGTTACCCGCAAGACGGCATAG
- a CDS encoding restriction endonuclease subunit M, whose product MDEIKEGYIIDYISGLQVKETPEEVEAVQPFSKILVDDYGYPKSHVHTRPQYRVKVRPSDKKKEYPVDIAVFSSETHNEEDVYIIVECKKKNRKDGRSQLEDYLRFSKAYLGVWFNGEERLYLQKIEKDGKILFEEIPNIPRYGERVEDIGKFKRKDLRPAENLKPTFRTIRNYLAANAVGITRDEVFASQIINLIFCKIYDERFTRPDDTVKFRAGINEKDEDVRGRILELFEKVKHQYNDVIDVADSISLDAKCIKYIVGELQLYSLKDSSRDAVGEAFEIFIGPSLKGAQGQFFTPRNVVNMVIKMIDPDTDEKILDPACGSGGFLVESLRYVWSKLEKKATELGWPEAEIEAEKQKVAIKNFRGIDKDNFLSKVAKAYLAILGDGRGGVHCENSLDSFDNWSPKTTEDIQPGTFNVIVTNPPFGKKLSIDTTEILSLYDLGHKWKQETDGTFVKGDLVDKQPPQLLFIERCFQMLRDGGRMGIVLLESIFGMPKYQYIVNYIQSKAKILAVVTLPEDLFQPHTHAKCCVLICQKYNKGETFETCSDYDVFMSDVKWCGHDSRGNITYTYTEDGEKVVLDEIPLVADKYAEMR is encoded by the coding sequence ATGGATGAAATTAAAGAAGGCTATATCATTGATTATATATCTGGATTGCAGGTAAAAGAAACTCCAGAAGAAGTAGAAGCGGTGCAGCCCTTTTCTAAGATTTTAGTAGATGACTATGGGTATCCGAAATCTCATGTACATACCCGCCCGCAGTATCGAGTAAAAGTAAGACCGTCGGATAAAAAGAAAGAATATCCTGTGGACATCGCAGTGTTTTCAAGCGAAACACATAACGAAGAAGATGTTTACATTATTGTTGAGTGTAAGAAGAAAAATCGAAAAGATGGCAGAAGTCAGTTAGAGGATTATCTTCGTTTTTCAAAAGCATATCTCGGCGTTTGGTTCAACGGTGAAGAGAGATTGTATCTTCAAAAGATCGAGAAAGATGGTAAAATCCTCTTTGAGGAAATTCCGAACATTCCTCGCTATGGCGAAAGAGTAGAAGATATCGGAAAATTCAAAAGAAAAGATCTCCGACCCGCCGAAAATTTGAAGCCTACATTTAGAACTATTAGAAACTATTTAGCTGCAAACGCTGTTGGAATTACCAGAGATGAAGTTTTTGCGTCGCAGATAATAAATCTGATTTTTTGCAAAATTTACGACGAAAGATTTACTAGACCAGATGATACTGTCAAATTTCGTGCAGGAATTAACGAAAAAGACGAAGACGTTCGAGGTAGAATTTTAGAACTTTTCGAAAAGGTAAAGCATCAGTATAACGATGTAATTGATGTCGCAGATTCTATCAGTTTGGATGCAAAGTGCATTAAATACATTGTAGGTGAGCTCCAGTTATATAGTTTGAAGGATAGTTCTAGAGATGCTGTTGGCGAAGCATTTGAAATTTTCATTGGCCCATCTCTTAAGGGTGCTCAGGGTCAGTTTTTTACGCCAAGAAATGTTGTAAACATGGTTATAAAGATGATTGATCCAGATACCGATGAAAAGATTTTAGACCCGGCATGTGGAAGCGGAGGATTTTTGGTTGAATCCTTGCGATACGTCTGGAGCAAGCTTGAAAAGAAAGCCACAGAATTAGGTTGGCCTGAGGCTGAAATAGAAGCCGAGAAGCAAAAGGTTGCTATAAAAAACTTCCGAGGGATAGACAAAGATAATTTCTTGAGTAAGGTGGCAAAAGCGTATCTTGCAATTCTTGGTGATGGTAGAGGTGGCGTCCACTGCGAAAATAGTTTGGATAGTTTTGATAATTGGAGCCCCAAAACCACCGAAGATATTCAGCCAGGGACATTTAATGTAATTGTTACCAATCCACCCTTTGGTAAAAAACTGTCTATTGATACGACAGAAATTTTGAGTCTCTACGATTTAGGGCACAAATGGAAGCAGGAGACAGATGGAACTTTTGTCAAAGGGGATTTAGTTGATAAGCAACCTCCTCAACTTTTGTTTATTGAACGCTGTTTTCAGATGCTTCGAGATGGTGGACGAATGGGTATTGTTCTACTCGAAAGCATTTTTGGTATGCCCAAATATCAGTATATTGTAAATTATATTCAGAGTAAGGCAAAAATTCTTGCGGTAGTTACATTACCAGAAGATTTGTTTCAGCCGCATACCCACGCAAAATGCTGTGTGCTTATTTGCCAGAAATACAATAAAGGAGAAACATTTGAAACCTGTTCAGATTATGATGTGTTTATGAGCGATGTTAAATGGTGTGGACACGACAGCAGGGGAAATATAACATACACGTATACTGAAGATGGAGAGAAAGTTGTTTTAGATGAAATACCTCTGGTTGCAGATAAGTATGCAGAAATGAGGTGA
- a CDS encoding helix-turn-helix domain-containing protein: MSENISFGDYLKILIKDAGMSQHEFYTALGITKPYFYDILSGRVNPPPPELQFKAMEILKADSTARKLFFDLAAKGRKDMPADIAKWVIDNPKAIESIRNRMDQSSTGGQKNG; the protein is encoded by the coding sequence ATGTCTGAAAATATCAGCTTTGGAGACTATCTTAAAATACTGATCAAAGATGCTGGTATGTCTCAACATGAATTTTATACAGCGCTTGGAATCACAAAGCCATACTTCTATGATATTCTGTCAGGAAGGGTAAATCCTCCACCACCAGAATTACAATTTAAAGCTATGGAAATTTTAAAGGCTGATAGTACCGCACGAAAACTTTTTTTTGATCTTGCAGCAAAAGGCCGAAAGGATATGCCTGCAGATATTGCTAAATGGGTGATTGATAATCCAAAAGCAATAGAAAGCATTCGTAATAGAATGGATCAATCATCAACAGGAGGACAGAAAAATGGATGA
- a CDS encoding DUF6809 family protein: MEPIEYDANACKEYKEVLRLITRKEEKLQATITEKQKELFSRYTDAVREYQTMAEYLLFQNRFARHQDYARSHGRINDDQPSSRTLLG, translated from the coding sequence ATTGAGCCAATCGAATATGACGCAAATGCCTGTAAGGAATACAAGGAAGTGCTTCGCCTGATTACCCGAAAAGAAGAAAAGCTTCAGGCTACCATAACGGAGAAACAAAAAGAACTGTTCTCTCGATATACGGACGCTGTTCGTGAGTATCAGACTATGGCAGAGTACCTTCTGTTCCAGAATCGTTTTGCTAGGCACCAGGATTATGCTCGAAGTCATGGAAGAATAAACGACGACCAGCCGAGCAGTAGGACTCTGCTCGGCTGA
- a CDS encoding restriction endonuclease subunit S, translating into MLAYKINRKHIKNRIFIPKYYDPDLYAQITALIETHDLHNLGDLIDSGVIAVQTGHEIGKMAYGTGNIPFVRTSDITNWEIKTIPKQGVSEDIYQLYAEKEDVKAGDILMVRDGTYLIGTNCIITPLDIPMVFQSHILKFRVADSTVIDPYLLFLSFNCSLVQRQIKNMQFTADIIDTLGNRYRELILPIPKDQALKAELIASMRSALETRMKYKAAVKQMPLLIEKVLEANAVTPFDEFFNVPLEDLLTEIVQDTTTLEFGEFSAYKMKRSDIIGGIFLPKYYDPSIKSTLDGLAENCSLYSVQQLIDMGAVQLSTGDEIGKMAYGTGEIPFVRTSDFSNWEIKADAKQGISEEIYQQYAEKEDVQAGDILLVRDGTYLVGTSCMITALDTKMLYCGGLIKIRALKKEIVDEYLLLGLLNSYIVKRQIRTKQFTRDVIDTLGQRLKEVIIPIPNSEELKKAISEKVHTIVNNRIQARDIIQALSDRIVL; encoded by the coding sequence ATGCTCGCATACAAAATCAACAGAAAACATATTAAAAATAGGATATTTATTCCCAAATATTATGATCCTGATTTGTATGCTCAGATTACTGCTTTAATTGAAACCCATGATCTTCACAATCTTGGTGATTTGATTGATTCTGGCGTTATAGCAGTACAAACGGGCCATGAAATTGGAAAAATGGCTTATGGGACGGGCAATATTCCATTTGTACGCACCTCAGATATAACTAACTGGGAAATAAAAACTATTCCGAAACAGGGAGTATCGGAAGACATTTATCAGCTTTATGCGGAAAAGGAAGATGTTAAAGCTGGGGATATCCTCATGGTAAGAGATGGTACATATTTGATTGGAACAAATTGTATTATCACACCGTTGGATATTCCGATGGTTTTTCAGTCTCATATACTAAAATTTAGGGTGGCAGATTCCACAGTCATTGATCCATATTTGCTGTTTTTGTCTTTTAATTGCTCACTTGTACAGAGACAAATCAAAAATATGCAGTTTACTGCGGACATAATAGATACTTTGGGAAATAGGTATAGAGAGTTGATTTTACCGATCCCTAAAGATCAGGCACTTAAAGCTGAGTTAATAGCAAGTATGCGCAGTGCATTAGAAACGAGGATGAAGTATAAGGCAGCAGTAAAGCAAATGCCACTGTTAATTGAAAAAGTTTTAGAGGCTAATGCTGTTACTCCTTTCGACGAATTTTTTAATGTCCCATTGGAGGATCTGCTTACAGAGATTGTACAAGATACTACAACTCTTGAATTTGGAGAGTTTTCGGCATATAAAATGAAGCGTTCAGATATTATTGGAGGGATCTTTCTTCCAAAATATTATGATCCTTCTATTAAATCTACCCTTGATGGTCTTGCTGAAAACTGTTCGTTGTATTCTGTTCAACAACTAATCGATATGGGAGCAGTTCAACTATCTACCGGTGATGAAATCGGGAAAATGGCTTATGGAACGGGTGAAATTCCATTTGTAAGAACATCCGATTTTTCTAACTGGGAAATTAAAGCAGATGCAAAGCAAGGCATATCTGAAGAAATTTATCAGCAATATGCTGAAAAAGAAGATGTGCAAGCGGGAGACATTCTTTTAGTACGGGACGGCACATATCTTGTAGGAACATCTTGCATGATTACAGCATTAGATACAAAAATGTTGTATTGTGGTGGATTGATTAAAATCAGGGCGCTCAAAAAGGAAATTGTGGATGAGTACCTTTTATTGGGATTGTTGAACTCCTATATTGTCAAACGTCAAATTCGGACCAAACAATTTACTAGAGATGTTATTGATACTCTCGGCCAAAGATTGAAAGAGGTTATTATTCCTATTCCTAACTCAGAAGAACTGAAAAAAGCGATCTCTGAAAAAGTACACACAATCGTCAATAACCGTATTCAGGCACGAGATATAATCCAAGCGCTATCAGATAGAATCGTCCTGTAA
- a CDS encoding TnpV protein, with protein sequence MWGRKHQQYLKKHRPMLYFGLTLNERLHNYLADIDTRARNKLHLLVTQLAEKEGINEQLKAQDQMAWVGAMNNIRNRAEEIFLQELIYGEDAV encoded by the coding sequence GTGTGGGGCAGAAAGCATCAGCAATACCTGAAAAAACATCGTCCTATGCTTTATTTTGGTCTCACTCTCAACGAAAGATTGCACAACTACCTGGCTGACATTGACACCCGGGCACGAAACAAACTCCACTTGCTCGTAACACAGCTGGCAGAGAAAGAGGGTATCAATGAACAGCTGAAAGCGCAGGATCAGATGGCATGGGTCGGAGCCATGAATAACATCCGAAATCGGGCGGAAGAAATCTTCCTCCAAGAGCTGATCTATGGGGAGGATGCCGTATAA